AATATGCCCAACAAAAAATAAAAAAACACCTTTTACTCCAAATTTCAAAGAAATAGTGAAATATGTTAATCCAATAGTTAACCACCACAAAAACCAGTAAGGGTTTGAAAGAGAGGCAATAATTCCTTTCAATGGTAGAGAGAAATTTTTCTTTCCCCCCTTTTCTTTCATATACAGGCCCTTTTTTATAAGCATACTAAATCCCATATAAATAAGAACCAAACAACCGAAAAAAGCAACAATTTTAAAAACAAGTTGATTTTTTAAAAATTGAGTTATTCCTGTAAAAAATATTGAAATTAACAGAAATTCAAGAAAAGCATGTCCTGAAATAAGCAATGGTCCAGTTTTTACCCCATTTTTATATGTTTCAACAATCGTAACAGCGAGAAGAGGACCAGGGGACAAAGCACCAGAAAAAGCAACAAAAAAAGATGTAAAAAAAATCCATAATAAGTTCATTTCAGTATTTGTTCAAATTCATAAATTACAATTGCAGTTGCTACAATAGAAGCAATTTCTACCTTTAAAATTCTTTTTCCCAATGAAGAAATTAAAAAATTATTTTCTTTTGCTAATGAAATTTCTTCTTCATCAAACCCACCTTCTGGTCCAATAAAAATGTGAATTTTTTTATTTTCTGTAATTTTTATTTTTTCTTCAACTATAATATCTCTTAAAATTCTACTTTCCCCTTCCCAGAAAACAATTCCTATATCTTTCTGTATTTTGATTGCATCATTGAAATTCATAAAAGAAACCACATCAGGAACTATCACTCTTCCTGATACTTTGCTTGCCTGTTGGCAAACCTTTTTCCATCTTTCTATTTTCTTTTCTTCTTTTTTTTTATCTTCAATATTAACAATAACTCTTTTACTTATAACAGGATAAATTTTTTTTACTCCTAATTGGGCAGTCCCTTCTACTATTTGTTCCATCTTTTTTCCTTTTGGAACTGCCTGAAATAAACAAATATCAAAAGGTGTTTCTATATCAAATTTTTTCTCTGCTTTTATTATTTTCCCATAAATAATTCCTTTAACCATTTTTGAAACTTCAATTAAATATTCTTTTCCGGAACCATCAAATCCAGCAAAAATATCATTTGGTTTCATTCTTAAAACATTTTTTAAATAATGATATGTCTCCCCTCTAATTTTCACATTATCTTTTTCAATTAACCAATCATTTCTATTTAAGTAAATTCTTTTCATCTCAGTTTCCTTTTTCTTTAATGTAGTATAATATTTATATGTCAAATTTAAAAATTCTTATAAAATGGTGTTTTATATATTTTGCTGGTTTAATAGTAAATAAATTCATTTCTCAATTTATTCTTTATATTTTCTGTATTGTTGGTTTTTTGACAGGGTTTATTTTAAGGGTTGTTGGCAAGTAT
The bacterium DNA segment above includes these coding regions:
- a CDS encoding RsmE family RNA methyltransferase, with protein sequence MKRIYLNRNDWLIEKDNVKIRGETYHYLKNVLRMKPNDIFAGFDGSGKEYLIEVSKMVKGIIYGKIIKAEKKFDIETPFDICLFQAVPKGKKMEQIVEGTAQLGVKKIYPVISKRVIVNIEDKKKEEKKIERWKKVCQQASKVSGRVIVPDVVSFMNFNDAIKIQKDIGIVFWEGESRILRDIIVEEKIKITENKKIHIFIGPEGGFDEEEISLAKENNFLISSLGKRILKVEIASIVATAIVIYEFEQILK
- a CDS encoding LysE family transporter, whose translation is MNLLWIFFTSFFVAFSGALSPGPLLAVTIVETYKNGVKTGPLLISGHAFLEFLLISIFFTGITQFLKNQLVFKIVAFFGCLVLIYMGFSMLIKKGLYMKEKGGKKNFSLPLKGIIASLSNPYWFLWWLTIGLTYFTISLKFGVKGVFLFFVGHI